In Saccharopolyspora pogona, the genomic stretch CAGCGTGCGTCGGCGATCGGCATCGACCAGCCCAAGGCCATCTGCGTCATCAACAACGTGTGAGGGGTGTGACCGATGGCGAAGTTCGAGGTGCTCCACAACGCGGTGACCCACGAGGGCCGCATCTACGAGCGCGGCGAGATCGTCGACTTGGACAAGGACCTGGGCGACCGCCTGGCATCCGAGTACGGCGCGTTGCAGCCGGTGGTGGAGAAGGCCCAGCGGCGCCAGGCGAAGACTGAAGAGTCCGAGCCCGGCAAGGCTGAGGGCTGACCATGTACGCGCAGGTGGACGAGGTGCGTGCCGTGCTGGCCCGGGATCCGAGCCAGTTCGCCAACACGGCCGCGTCGCTAGATGACGCCGCGATCACCGGACACATCGCCTCTGCGCAGGCGCAGGTCGACGGCCGGCTGGCGGGCCGCTACACGGTCCCGTTCCCCGCGGATGCGGTGCCGCAGCTGGTCGTCGACATCACCCGCGACATCGCCGCCTACCTCGCGGATCTGACGTACCGGCAGGGCCTGGACTACGAGACCGATCGGGATCCGGTGGTGTTGCGCTATCAGCAGGCGATGCAGCTGTTGGGGCAGATCGCGGGCGGCCAGATCGACCTGCCGGTCGAGCCGGGCACGTCGGAAACCGGTGGGCTGCTGACCGCCCGGAACCGCTACGGCGGAGACCTTTTTGGGCTGTCCGATTTCGGTTTGGGGGTGCGTGATGGCTGGTGATTTCAGCGAACGGATCCGGGAGCTGGCTGAGCGTGTCGGCGACGGCGACCTGCAAGGCCGTCTCGTCATCGACCAAATCTATGCACGTCGGCAGCATGAGGAGCTGACCTGGCGGCATCCCCGCGGCGGGCAGGCGAAGTATTTGGAGCAGCCGCTGCACACCGAGCATCGCCGCTACCTGCAGAACATCGCCGACGCTGTACTGGACGAACGGGGCCCGGCTCCAGCGATGGCGGAGGCGATGGAAGACCTGTCGAGGCAGGTCGAGGTGCACGCGCCGATCGAGTACAGCAACCTGCGCGAATCGGGACACCCGATGGTCAAGGACGACGGGCGCACGGTCTACGACCGGCCGCCGAAACAGCGCCGGCTGACTGAGCAGGAGCTCAAGGAACAGCGCCGTCACGGTCAACGACACCGGCACCTGCATCCCGAGCAGTACGAGGACTGACGATGTGGGCCACCAAGGACATCATCGACTGGCTGCAAACGCTGGGGATCACGGTGCCGCTGCACCCCGGGACGCAGCGGATCCCGGAGATGCCAGACCGGATCGCCGTGGTCACCCCGCTACCAGGCACGGGGTTGAGCATGGAGGGTCTCGCCGACAGCCCAGGGTTTCAACTGCGGTGCCGAGGCGCGCAGATGGATCCGGACGACTGCGAGGCGATTGCCTACGACGCAGACCGGCGCATCCTGGGCGCTGATTTCCCGGCCACGCTTGGGATCGTGCAGCTGACTGCGGTGACCCGCTCTGGTGGGCGGCCGGCGCTGCTGTCGGCCGTCCCAGACGCGGCAAATCGAACCGAGATGGTGTGCACCTACCTCACGACGATCATGGAGGTTTCGAATGGCTGAGCGGAAGCTGACCGCCGAAGAACGGGCTGCGCAGGACGCCGCTGAGCCCGCCACGCAGGCCCCGGCCACGACCAAGACCACGAGCGGGACAGTGCGGCTGGCACCGCCGCCGTTCGTCGCAGAGTTCCGCGTCGGCGACACCCTGATCACCGAGGCCGGTGTGGAGTTGGACGCGAAAACCGCTGATCAGGTCCGTGAGGCCGCCGCGCGATCCGGTATCCAGCTGCGCGAGCTGTAGCCCGTTCCTGTTTCCCGTTTCCCCACCCCCGTAGCTGGTCAGCGCGGGGGTTTCGTCTTGAGAGAGGTCCGCGATGCCGGCTCTTATTCCGCAGTACGACGGCCCCAAGGTTCTGACCGGGTTGGCCGCGGTCTACCTGGCCCCCTACAACCCCACTACGCCCCCATCTCTGCCGGCTGAAACCGTCGATCTGGGCACGGCGTGGACGACCCCGTGGGTGCCGATCGGCGCGACCATGGAGGGCGTCAGCTTCAACTACAGCCGTGACACCGACCAGATCGTCATCGAGGAGCAGATGACGCCGGTGGACGAGCGCACCAAATCGCTGACGTTCACGGTGGATGTCGATCTCGCCCAGGACACGTTGCAGACGATGAAGTGGGCCTACGGGGGCGGCACGATCACTACTACGGCCGCTGCGACTGGTGTTCCGGGCACGTCGACGCTGGTCATCGCCGATGAGATGGATGACTTGGTGCTCGGCTTGGAGGGTCAGAACGACAAGGGGTTCTGGCGGCGCATCCTGATTCCGCGGGTGAAGTCGGTCGCGGATGTGAAGACGACCTACCGGCGCAGCAACTCGCCACGCACCTATGCGATCAGTCTCCGTTCGTTGGTCGCCCCGTCGCAGGTGACGATCAAGAACATGGACGCCGAAGCGCTCTGACCTGAGAGGACATGACGATGGGATTCGACCTTTCCAAGCAGGTCAAAGCACTGGACTACCACCTCGGCGGCGGCCTACGGGGCACTGTCCCGGAGCCCTCACCGAAGGCAGTCAACCGCTACAACTCGAGGATTGCCGACAACCTCTCGGTCATCGGGAAGGAACGGCCCAACCCGTCCGACACCGAAGCGATCGCCAAGCTGCTGTCCGAGCTGACCGAGGACGACATGAACGCCATCGGCGAGGAAAACCTGGACGCTGTGGCGGAACTGTGCGACGGCTCCCCGTCCCGCGCTGACCTGGAGGCGCTGGGACATCGCGGGTTCCAGGCGTTCATGGGCTGGCTGTCCGGGGAGCTGAACAACCCGGAAGGCGCGAGGCCCGCTACGAGCCGCTGACAGGCGGGCCTGATCAGCGGCGCACTTACTACATGGTGCGCCGCTACCTGGGGTTTTCGGTCGATGAGTGGGATCGGCTGCCGTGGTGGCAACAGCGGCTCTATGTCGAGGAACTCGACGCCGAACTGTCCGGCCCGGATCAGGGCGACGGGCAGTCCTCGGACGAGGCGCTGCTGGCGGCCGGATTCCGAATTGAATGAAAGGCGGTGGGGTCGTGGCATTCGATGCCGGCGCCGTGGAGGCCAGCCTCACCATCGATCGCACCCCGTTTCAGCGGGGTCTACAGCAGGCACGCAAGGACGCGGACCGGTTCGAACGCGACCCGATCTCGGTGCGCTTGGACGTCGACGCCGCCCGTGCTGGGGTGCGCCTGGCGGACTGGCGGCGGCTCCAGGAAGCCAAAGCGCTCGCGGTCGGCATCAATGTCGACACCGTCGGCGCTGGCGCACGCATGGCTACCTGGCGAAATCTGCAGGAGGCCAGGGCCATCAACGTGCCAGTCGTGGCCACCGCCGACTGGGCCGCCGCCACAAAGGCCGGCGACGAGGTCGGCAGGTCTGCCTCGGAAGCGTCGAGAAGCACCCTGCTGTCCGGCATGAGGACCACAACGAAGCTCATTGCCGCCGGAATCGTCGCCGGGGCACCATTGATCGGTGCCGCGCTGATCGGATCCGTTGGGGCGGGGTTCGTGGCTCTGGCTGCGGTGGCGCAGCACAACAACGAGCAGATCCGCGCGTCGTTCGAGCAGCTCAAGACCGATGTCATCGACGTTGGTAAGGACATCACCTCCCAGAGCGTTCCCGCGCTGGACAACGCCCTTCGCACGCTGGACGCCGAAGTGCGGATCCTGGGTGTGCAGATGCGGGGCGCGATGGCGGCAGCCAACCCGCAGATCGCGATCGTCACCACGGGCCTGGTCAACATGGCCGACAACGCCGTCCCCGGGGTAACCGCGGCGTTGCGTAACGGGCAGCCGGTGGCGCAGGGCTTCGCGAATCTGCTGGCCGATCTGGGGTTGACCGGTGGTGAGGCGCTGACGTCGCTGTCGGCGCACGCCGGCACCTTCGGGACCGTGTTCACCTCGACGGGCAGCATCGTCCGGTCGGTGATCGGTGCAGTGACTACGGTCATTAATGATCTGGCGTCGATCTGGGCGTCGAACTCGGCGCAGATGAACGCCGCGATCGGTGGGGTGGCGCGCACGGTCACCGGGCTGGCGGACGGTGCGATGCCGGTGCTGACGCTGGCGCTGCGGGTCGTCGCCGGGGTGGTGGATGCGCTGACCACGATCCTTGGCCCGTTCGATGGGATTCTGGGCACGGTCGGCGCGACGGCGCTGGTCACGTGGGCCGCGCTCAAGGGCGCGGGCGCGGTGACGGGCGGCATCACCGCGTTGGCCGGGGGAATCCTGAACCTGGGTGCGCGGATGGAAGGCGTCTCTCCTCGGGCGGCGAACATGTCGGGGAAGGTCGCCGCGTTGGCGGAGGGTCTCGCCGGGCCGCTGGGGTTGGCGATTGCTGGCGCCACGGTGGCGCTCGGTCTGCTGGCTGCGTCGCAGCAGAAGGCCGCGGAGAAGGCGCAGGCGCACAAGAGCCTGGTGGAGTCGGTGGCGTCGGCGTTGCGGGAGTCCAACAACGCGATCGACGAGAACGTCCGTAAGACCACCGCGCAGCAAATACAGGGCGATGCGTCCTACGACACGTTCCGCCGGGTCGGGGTGTCCTTGACCGAGCTGACTGATATCGCGTTGGGCAACGCGGGCGCCTATGACGCGGTGAACGCCCGCCTGGCCGGTTTGATCGTCAACGGCTCCAAGACGGTGGACACTGGGCATGGCACGGCGCGGATGTTCACCGCGCAGGGCGAGGCCGCCCAGCAGGCGCAGGGCTATCTGGACTTGTTGCGTGCCACGTATGGCGATGCG encodes the following:
- a CDS encoding phage protein Gp36 family protein, which encodes MYAQVDEVRAVLARDPSQFANTAASLDDAAITGHIASAQAQVDGRLAGRYTVPFPADAVPQLVVDITRDIAAYLADLTYRQGLDYETDRDPVVLRYQQAMQLLGQIAGGQIDLPVEPGTSETGGLLTARNRYGGDLFGLSDFGLGVRDGW
- a CDS encoding phage tail terminator protein; protein product: MWATKDIIDWLQTLGITVPLHPGTQRIPEMPDRIAVVTPLPGTGLSMEGLADSPGFQLRCRGAQMDPDDCEAIAYDADRRILGADFPATLGIVQLTAVTRSGGRPALLSAVPDAANRTEMVCTYLTTIMEVSNG
- a CDS encoding phage tail tube protein, with product MPALIPQYDGPKVLTGLAAVYLAPYNPTTPPSLPAETVDLGTAWTTPWVPIGATMEGVSFNYSRDTDQIVIEEQMTPVDERTKSLTFTVDVDLAQDTLQTMKWAYGGGTITTTAAATGVPGTSTLVIADEMDDLVLGLEGQNDKGFWRRILIPRVKSVADVKTTYRRSNSPRTYAISLRSLVAPSQVTIKNMDAEAL
- a CDS encoding lytic transglycosylase domain-containing protein, which translates into the protein MAFDAGAVEASLTIDRTPFQRGLQQARKDADRFERDPISVRLDVDAARAGVRLADWRRLQEAKALAVGINVDTVGAGARMATWRNLQEARAINVPVVATADWAAATKAGDEVGRSASEASRSTLLSGMRTTTKLIAAGIVAGAPLIGAALIGSVGAGFVALAAVAQHNNEQIRASFEQLKTDVIDVGKDITSQSVPALDNALRTLDAEVRILGVQMRGAMAAANPQIAIVTTGLVNMADNAVPGVTAALRNGQPVAQGFANLLADLGLTGGEALTSLSAHAGTFGTVFTSTGSIVRSVIGAVTTVINDLASIWASNSAQMNAAIGGVARTVTGLADGAMPVLTLALRVVAGVVDALTTILGPFDGILGTVGATALVTWAALKGAGAVTGGITALAGGILNLGARMEGVSPRAANMSGKVAALAEGLAGPLGLAIAGATVALGLLAASQQKAAEKAQAHKSLVESVASALRESNNAIDENVRKTTAQQIQGDASYDTFRRVGVSLTELTDIALGNAGAYDAVNARLAGLIVNGSKTVDTGHGTARMFTAQGEAAQQAQGYLDLLRATYGDAAVKNRDLAAAIVSTQVTTDPLIRAFMNLANATGTAEQETNAFRAALDALIGRNLGAEQAALSFQQAVIGLSNSVRANGVTLDANTAAGVANRQAILNSLQAAVNHAQAVQQQTGDVNAAKEALRQNEQALRDNAIKVYGNRDAVDELLRSVGGLPGQYNSAEEQARQFARNTNTELQGIQDKNIKVTASGEWYDQFDFKTDAYLGYRTRAAGGPVYGPGTSTSDSIPTLLSNGEYVINAASTRAYYPLIEAINQNQLAKGGQPIPVKRLAVGGPVGLGYSPFTTDLGGAAQTWLNRRTASFGDRIAGVFRDMLAGAGGGDVSRWSSVILQALSMLGQPASWLPTVSRRMNQESGGNPTVVNTWDSNWRKGTPSVGLMQVIGPTYQRWAGPFRGTGPFLYGTSTNPLANTYAGLNYAIHRYGSLAALNRPGGYDNGGALEPGYTLTYNGTRHPENVRTRGQEDELVTRLVRIEAALSARPPVTVQQSFAGNQWEPEELAAASARHMTAALKELDG